From one Melioribacteraceae bacterium genomic stretch:
- the fusA gene encoding elongation factor G, with amino-acid sequence MAEKRVDITKLRNIGIMAHIDAGKTTTTERILFYTGRLHRMGEVHDGAATMDWMEQEKERGITITSAATSCHWADHQINIIDTPGHVDFTVEVERSLRVLDGAVALFCAVGGVEPQSETVWRQADKYGVPRIAFVNKMDRIGADFYHAVDMMKDRLKANAVPITLPIGEGDLFAGVIDLISMKARMYHEENFGSTFEDVEIPQDLKALANKYRTLMLEAVSEVDDTLLEKYLEGEEISVDEVRTVLRKATIQNKIVPVLCGSSFKNKGVQKLLDAVVEFLPSPIDIGEIHAHHVDKNDQVIVSPDEKAKFAALAFKIMTDPYVGKVTFIRVYSGRLEAGSYVHNSVSDKKERVGRILEMHANSRTDREYLRAGDIAALVGLKYTKTGDTLCDEKDQIVLEKMVFPEPVIQIAIEPKTKADQDKLSDALSKLSDEDPTFKVKVDDETGQTLISGMGELHLEILVDRMKREFKVEANVGKPQVAYRETIRKTVQQEGKFVKQSGGRGKYGHVWVEVGPNEPGKGYEFENAIVGGVVPKEYIQPVSNGIIEAMRNGVIAGFPVVDIKVKLYDGSYHDVDSDEMSFKVAGSMAFKEAARKAGPVLLEPMMKVEVTTPEEYLGDVMGDLNSRRGKIEGFSSRKDAQVIRGLVPLAEMFGYATTLRSMTQGRAIYTMQFSHYSEVPKSIADEISEKTGSKKTESV; translated from the coding sequence ATGGCAGAGAAAAGAGTAGATATAACAAAATTAAGAAACATCGGTATCATGGCGCATATCGATGCCGGTAAGACTACAACCACTGAAAGAATTTTATTCTATACCGGTAGACTTCACAGAATGGGTGAAGTTCATGATGGCGCTGCTACTATGGATTGGATGGAACAAGAAAAAGAGCGTGGTATTACGATTACTAGTGCAGCTACTTCTTGTCATTGGGCTGATCATCAAATAAATATTATTGATACTCCCGGTCACGTTGATTTTACGGTTGAAGTTGAACGCTCATTAAGAGTTTTGGATGGTGCGGTTGCTTTATTTTGTGCTGTCGGTGGTGTTGAACCTCAGTCTGAAACTGTATGGAGACAAGCTGATAAATATGGTGTTCCAAGGATTGCTTTTGTAAATAAAATGGATAGAATAGGCGCAGATTTCTATCACGCTGTCGATATGATGAAAGATCGTCTAAAAGCAAATGCGGTGCCTATTACTTTACCCATTGGTGAAGGTGATTTGTTTGCAGGTGTGATAGATTTGATTTCGATGAAAGCAAGAATGTATCACGAAGAAAATTTTGGTTCTACATTTGAAGATGTAGAAATTCCACAGGACCTAAAAGCTCTTGCTAATAAATATCGAACATTAATGCTTGAGGCAGTTTCTGAAGTTGATGATACACTTCTTGAAAAGTATTTAGAAGGCGAAGAAATTTCAGTTGATGAAGTAAGAACGGTGCTTCGAAAAGCAACGATTCAAAATAAAATCGTTCCAGTTCTGTGCGGTTCTTCTTTTAAGAACAAAGGTGTTCAAAAATTACTTGATGCAGTAGTCGAGTTCTTGCCTTCACCAATAGACATTGGTGAAATTCACGCGCATCATGTTGATAAAAATGATCAGGTTATTGTATCACCTGATGAAAAAGCAAAATTTGCTGCCTTAGCTTTCAAAATTATGACTGATCCATATGTTGGAAAAGTTACTTTTATTAGAGTTTATAGCGGTAGATTGGAAGCTGGATCTTATGTTCATAATTCAGTTTCGGATAAGAAAGAAAGAGTTGGCAGAATTTTAGAAATGCATGCTAACTCAAGAACAGATAGAGAATATTTAAGAGCTGGAGATATTGCAGCTTTAGTTGGTCTAAAATATACTAAGACTGGCGATACTCTGTGCGACGAAAAAGATCAAATAGTTCTAGAAAAAATGGTTTTTCCTGAACCGGTTATTCAAATTGCCATCGAACCTAAAACTAAAGCTGATCAAGATAAGTTATCAGACGCATTGTCCAAATTATCGGATGAAGATCCAACATTCAAAGTTAAAGTTGATGATGAAACAGGTCAAACTTTAATAAGCGGTATGGGTGAGCTTCATTTAGAAATTCTCGTCGATAGAATGAAGAGAGAATTCAAAGTAGAAGCAAACGTTGGTAAACCTCAAGTTGCTTACAGGGAAACTATTAGAAAAACCGTGCAACAAGAAGGTAAGTTTGTTAAACAAAGTGGTGGTAGAGGTAAATACGGTCACGTTTGGGTTGAAGTTGGTCCGAACGAACCTGGTAAAGGTTATGAATTTGAAAATGCGATAGTTGGTGGTGTTGTGCCGAAAGAATATATCCAACCGGTATCGAATGGTATAATTGAAGCGATGAGAAATGGTGTTATTGCCGGATTTCCGGTTGTAGACATCAAAGTTAAGTTGTACGATGGTTCATATCACGATGTCGATTCGGATGAAATGTCATTTAAAGTGGCTGGCTCAATGGCATTTAAGGAAGCGGCTAGAAAAGCCGGTCCTGTTTTGTTAGAACCAATGATGAAAGTTGAAGTTACAACCCCAGAGGAATATTTGGGTGATGTTATGGGTGATTTAAATAGTAGAAGAGGAAAAATTGAAGGTTTCTCATCTAGAAAGGATGCTCAAGTAATTAGGGGATTAGTACCTTTAGCTGAAATGTTTGGGTATGCAACTACTTTAAGATCGATGACACAAGGTAGAGCAATATACACAATGCAATTTTCACATTACTCTGAAGTTCCAAAATCAATAGCAGATGAAATTTCAGAAAAAACAGGTTCAAAGAAAACTGAGTCAGTTTAA
- the rpsG gene encoding 30S ribosomal protein S7 codes for MRKRRAEKRFVKPDPKFNDVLVSKFINYMMLDGKKSVTRNMIYDSFEIIEQKTKKPALEVFQKAIQNVAPMVEVRSRRVGGATYQVPMEVRPQRRTSLAMRWIRNYSRDRKDKSMALKLAAELIAASQGEGSAVKKKEDTHRMAEANKAFAHFKW; via the coding sequence ATGAGAAAAAGAAGAGCAGAAAAAAGATTTGTAAAACCTGATCCAAAATTTAATGACGTTTTGGTTTCAAAGTTTATTAATTACATGATGTTGGACGGTAAAAAATCTGTAACTAGAAATATGATCTACGATAGTTTTGAGATCATTGAACAAAAAACTAAAAAACCAGCGTTAGAAGTTTTTCAAAAGGCAATTCAAAATGTTGCCCCAATGGTAGAAGTAAGAAGCCGTAGAGTTGGTGGTGCAACCTATCAAGTACCTATGGAAGTTAGACCTCAAAGAAGAACTTCGCTCGCAATGAGATGGATTAGAAATTACTCAAGAGATAGAAAAGATAAATCAATGGCCTTAAAGTTAGCTGCGGAACTAATTGCAGCATCTCAAGGTGAAGGTTCAGCAGTTAAGAAAAAAGAAGATACACACAGAATGGCAGAGGCGAATAAAGCATTCGCTCACTTTAAGTGGTAA
- the rpsL gene encoding 30S ribosomal protein S12 translates to MPTISQLIRKGRKEIKVKSKAPALQNCPQKRGVCTRVYTTTPKKPNSALRKVARVRLTNQIEVTAYIPGEGHNLQEHSIVLIRGGRVKDLPGVRYHILRGTLDTSGVEERKQGRSKYGTKKPKAK, encoded by the coding sequence GTGCCGACAATAAGTCAGTTGATTAGGAAGGGAAGAAAAGAAATTAAGGTGAAAAGTAAAGCACCAGCTTTGCAGAATTGTCCGCAAAAAAGAGGTGTTTGCACCAGAGTTTATACTACTACTCCCAAAAAACCTAATTCGGCTTTACGTAAAGTTGCCAGAGTTAGATTAACAAACCAAATTGAAGTTACAGCTTACATTCCGGGTGAAGGTCATAATCTTCAAGAACACTCAATCGTTTTGATTAGAGGCGGAAGAGTAAAAGATTTACCTGGTGTTCGTTATCATATTTTACGTGGTACGTTAGATACCAGTGGTGTGGAAGAAAGAAAACAAGGTCGTTCTAAGTACGGCACAAAAAAACCTAAAGCAAAATAA